The Sorangiineae bacterium MSr11954 DNA segment GCGCCGCGCGCCTGCTTCGATTCGCCCAGGAGCTGCGCGAGCGAGGCCCCGAGCCGTAGGTCATCGTGAACGCCGAACGTCCGTTGCCGGAGCCTCCCATCGGGATCGATGAGCACCGTCGTGGGGGTGCCCTGCATGGCGTAGGCCTTCATCGTCCGAGGAATGGGCCCGCCCGCCGGATCGGGCGCGTCGACGCCGACCGGAAATCGAACGCGGTATTCATGGAGGAACGCGCGCAGCGATTCGACGCGCATGGCCTCGTGGTGCTCGAACACGGTGTGCAATCCAATGACGACCAGGGGCTCGCGCGCAAAGAGCTCGGCCACCCGTTGCATTTGGGGAATGCCGCGCGCGACGCACCCGGGGCAGAGCATCTGAAAGGCGTGCAGCACCACCACGCGGCCTCGGAGCTGCTCGAGCGTGATCGGCGACGGGGTGTTCAGCCACTCCGTCGTGCTCCACGCGGGGGCGAGGGGAGGGATCCTCATGGGAAGCGCCCGCCCTTCACGATGTCCTTCGATAAGCCGGATAGGTCGTTCATGCGAATCGTCTCCTCGTTCAAACGAACGTTGCTCGCGCCGCCGGCCGCTCCTCAGCCGGGGCGAAGGAACTGCGCCCAGATCGCGCTTCGCGTCGTTTCGGGTGCCCGCTCGTGCTCGGGACAGTCGAGCCGCAGCTGCTCGCTCGCCAGGGGCGCGTCGACGAAGGCGCAGTGGTGCGGTGAGGCCCCGGCGCGGACGTTGGGGCGGAAATGTGTGCATGTTACACACATGCCGCTCACGGGGATGAGCCCCTGATCCTGCAGGTTGCGGATCGTCTTCACCACGCCGGAGAAGAACGCCCGCTGCTCCTCGGGCGTCAGATCCTGCACGGCCGCGGCCATGAACTCCGGCCACGAGCGCGCGCGGGCGCCGAGGGTGGCGCCCTTCTTGGTCGGCGTGAGCAGGCTGGCGCGCGGGT contains these protein-coding regions:
- a CDS encoding TlpA family protein disulfide reductase, with protein sequence MRIPPLAPAWSTTEWLNTPSPITLEQLRGRVVVLHAFQMLCPGCVARGIPQMQRVAELFAREPLVVIGLHTVFEHHEAMRVESLRAFLHEYRVRFPVGVDAPDPAGGPIPRTMKAYAMQGTPTTVLIDPDGRLRQRTFGVHDDLRLGASLAQLLGESKQARGAAGENAPSQPARLGNDEHGSDDHGGDGPRCDEQGCVST
- a CDS encoding MarR family winged helix-turn-helix transcriptional regulator translates to MSGRRLPYFEEHTEPMATRIATGLHKIALAMKQQAWQQANQEGLSATQGQILAELVAHGPLTGSELSERLGITLPTISDSARVLVEKSLVTKSKDPRHPRASLLTPTKKGATLGARARSWPEFMAAAVQDLTPEEQRAFFSGVVKTIRNLQDQGLIPVSGMCVTCTHFRPNVRAGASPHHCAFVDAPLASEQLRLDCPEHERAPETTRSAIWAQFLRPG